The segment CGGGAGTCTCAGGCGGCGTGTGGCTCACAGCGACACCGATGCGGCACTCGATCTTCATCGGGATACTAATCCTGGATTCCACCTGAGCGAGCTTGTTCTTCACTCGATCTATTATCACAGCCACCTGCTCCACCCCGGCATCCACCAGCAGCACCGCAAACTCATCGCCCCCATAGCGGGCCACGAGATCAGTCCCTCTGGTTGACTCGACAAGCACATCCGCAACTGCGCGGAGCACTTCATCCCCGATGCTATAGCCGAAGAGATCATTGATATTCTTCAAATGAACGATGTCGGTCACCAACACAATGACGCGGCTTCCGCGCCGGCGTATTCCCGCAACCAACCGTTGATACTGCTCGCGAAACGCTCGCCGCCCCATCAGCGCCGTCAGGGAATCCGGGGCCGTGAGTGCCAGGAGGCGGGTCGCGCTGCCCAGCCTGGACGCCATCGCCCTGAGCATGGCCAGGGCCAGCCCCGGCGATTCTTGCAACGTGCGCAGGAACGGCTGTGGCGGGAACAACAGGCAACGGGTCTTTCCCATGGTGATCACCGTCGTCGGCCGCATCTCTCCCAAGAAGGCCCCGACCTCACCGAACAGCTCCCCCTGCCCCAACTCCGCAACAAACCGATAAGCCGATGGCGCATCAAGCGATGCTTCCACCACCCGCACATTGCCCGAAAGGATAAGGAAGATCCGGTCCGTCGGTTCACCTTGCCGGACCAAGACAGTCCCGGACTGGTAGACCTCCTCAGTCGCTTGCGCAAACAAATATCCCATCTGCTCCCGGCTCAGAGCGTGAAACAGCGGGACCGCCGCCAGTATCTCCTCATAGGTTCCAGCAAACCGATGCCCCGCCACTGGAACCTCTCCCGCTGACAATGCTTGGCCTGGCAGAGTCTTTCGAAAGGCAGCAAGCGAACGAGAGAGCTGGGCCCTCACACGAGCGCGCAACATCGAAGGGTTGAACGGCTTGGCCACATAGTCGGGATGGAAAACCGCGCCCAGCTGCATGGCACGATCCTGCTTGCTCCCCTCCGTCAGGACCAGGGCCGGCAGGCCCGGTTCATTGAACCTGCCACGCAGTTCCTGGATCAGCCAGTCCCAGTCACCGTCCGGTGCGCAGGCATCGATGATCACCAGATCGGGAGGCAGGCTTGCCGCACAAGCCAATGCGCTGTGGCTATCGGGCGCCGTCAATAGGACCAGTCCGTCTTCCGCAAGCATTTGGGTCATGCGGCCAATTTCCGTCTCATCAATACTCACCATGAGCACCCGTGCGCCAGCGATAGGCCGCCGCTGCAGCGCGGACACTGTGCTGACCTCGTGCCCAACCTGTCCACCCTGCACCTCCAGGTCAAAGCCCTCGGCTGCGGCAAACACGTCGAGCGAAGCCTGACGTTCGGTGACCAACGCGCGCGCCGCCAGCGCGAGGCGCTCGACCTCGTCATCGTCATGCAGGGGATCATGGTGAAATAGCGCCAGGCGCCCCACTTCGGCCGCC is part of the Nitrospirota bacterium genome and harbors:
- a CDS encoding diguanylate cyclase, whose translation is MRVRFWGTRGCIPTPGRHTIRFGGNTPCVELRTADGTIIILDCGTGAQALSLELHRSPRPLKLNLLIGHTHWDDIQGLPFFLQSLWPDTDVSMYAPAGFQRGLEAALASQMCRTNFSPTLCDLMGRIRYFELGEGFFRLGKAVIETQYLNHPASAFAFRISDGGATVAYVSNHEPFADPARSGLVHPGDQRHITFLKGVDLLIHDAQYSDVEYQGRIGWGHSPASYATEVALAAEVGRLALFHHDPLHDDDEVERLALAARALVTERQASLDVFAAAEGFDLEVQGGQVGHEVSTVSALQRRPIAGARVLMVSIDETEIGRMTQMLAEDGLVLLTAPDSHSALACAASLPPDLVIIDACAPDGDWDWLIQELRGRFNEPGLPALVLTEGSKQDRAMQLGAVFHPDYVAKPFNPSMLRARVRAQLSRSLAAFRKTLPGQALSAGEVPVAGHRFAGTYEEILAAVPLFHALSREQMGYLFAQATEEVYQSGTVLVRQGEPTDRIFLILSGNVRVVEASLDAPSAYRFVAELGQGELFGEVGAFLGEMRPTTVITMGKTRCLLFPPQPFLRTLQESPGLALAMLRAMASRLGSATRLLALTAPDSLTALMGRRAFREQYQRLVAGIRRRGSRVIVLVTDIVHLKNINDLFGYSIGDEVLRAVADVLVESTRGTDLVARYGGDEFAVLLVDAGVEQVAVIIDRVKNKLAQVESRISIPMKIECRIGVAVSHTPPETPDDLLREAALNRHQEKAEPFPAA